A single window of Magnetococcus marinus MC-1 DNA harbors:
- a CDS encoding ABC transporter substrate-binding protein translates to MVKYNWFKRGLAALCFAFFAGIGGVSAMESVRIGFDGAYGLKNSTSAQSIEMGLRLAIDEINTAGGVLGGRPLALVTADNRSVPARGIENLKKFAADPNLVAVVGGRFSPVLLQQLELVHHLPIPLLDAWGSADGITDHAQSPSYSFRISLRDKYAMPIMLQYAASKGSDKVALLVPNTGWGRSNTNAAERYIKKHPETQITLIHWYNWGEKDFSAAYQAVLDSGAQALVMVANDLEGSIIVRHVSSRPQAERLPIISHWGVTGGAFVEACGPALQAVDFSVVQTFSMLRSQGPALTRVVTLLHDKLGIKDPAKMDSPVGFAHAYDLVHILARAINLAGSIDRVAVRDALEQVRDYAGLVRNYDHPFPAEDHNGLKLEDVFMARFQGNTIVPITSAH, encoded by the coding sequence ATGGTCAAGTACAACTGGTTTAAGCGAGGACTGGCAGCCCTGTGCTTTGCCTTTTTTGCTGGCATTGGGGGCGTGTCGGCAATGGAATCAGTGCGTATTGGCTTCGACGGTGCGTATGGACTCAAAAACAGTACCTCTGCCCAATCCATTGAAATGGGTTTACGCTTAGCCATTGATGAGATTAACACTGCGGGCGGCGTTCTGGGCGGGAGGCCCTTGGCCTTGGTAACTGCTGACAACCGCTCGGTACCTGCACGTGGCATCGAAAACCTAAAAAAATTTGCTGCTGATCCCAACTTGGTGGCAGTAGTAGGCGGGCGTTTTAGTCCAGTACTTCTGCAACAACTCGAACTAGTACATCATCTGCCAATCCCCCTGCTGGACGCCTGGGGCTCGGCTGATGGTATCACTGACCATGCGCAATCGCCCAGTTACAGCTTCCGTATTTCCTTACGCGACAAGTATGCCATGCCAATAATGCTACAATACGCTGCCAGTAAAGGTTCCGATAAGGTCGCCTTGCTGGTGCCCAACACTGGTTGGGGACGTAGCAATACCAATGCAGCTGAACGCTACATTAAAAAGCACCCGGAAACCCAGATTACGCTCATCCACTGGTACAACTGGGGAGAGAAGGACTTCTCTGCCGCTTATCAGGCCGTATTGGACTCTGGAGCGCAGGCACTGGTGATGGTAGCCAACGATTTGGAAGGATCGATCATAGTTCGCCATGTGTCCTCGCGCCCACAGGCAGAACGCCTGCCTATAATCAGTCACTGGGGCGTGACAGGAGGGGCCTTTGTGGAAGCGTGTGGCCCAGCCTTGCAAGCCGTGGATTTTTCTGTGGTGCAGACTTTCAGCATGCTGCGCTCCCAGGGGCCGGCCTTAACTCGTGTGGTGACCTTGCTACACGACAAGTTGGGTATCAAAGACCCTGCTAAGATGGATTCGCCAGTCGGGTTTGCCCACGCTTATGATCTGGTGCACATTCTGGCTCGAGCTATCAATTTGGCTGGAAGTATTGATCGGGTGGCTGTAAGAGATGCCTTGGAACAGGTACGCGACTACGCTGGTTTGGTGCGTAACTATGACCACCCATTTCCTGCAGAGGATCATAATGGTCTTAAATTAGAGGATGTGTTTATGGCGCGCTTCCAGGGCAATACCATAGTACCCATCACCTCTGCGCATTAA
- a CDS encoding response regulator → MVVDDSEDNRVLLSHYLEEYDQEVVEAVDGHEAIDKFIENNACIDLVLMDLQMPGCDGLSATQRIREWEKAHSVPRVPIVVLSAHATESHRSSSFNAGCDEFVIKPIRRKRLKKIMAQFISDR, encoded by the coding sequence TTGGTAGTTGATGATAGTGAGGATAATAGAGTTTTATTATCTCACTATTTGGAAGAGTATGATCAGGAAGTGGTAGAAGCCGTTGATGGCCATGAAGCCATTGACAAGTTTATTGAGAACAATGCGTGCATTGATTTAGTGCTAATGGATCTTCAAATGCCAGGTTGTGATGGGCTGTCGGCAACTCAGCGGATTCGAGAATGGGAAAAGGCTCATTCTGTTCCCAGAGTTCCGATTGTTGTCTTGTCTGCCCATGCCACAGAATCTCATAGGAGCTCATCCTTTAATGCAGGTTGTGATGAGTTTGTGATCAAGCCCATTAGGAGGAAGAGGTTGAAAAAAATCATGGCGCAGTTCATTAGTGATAGATAA
- the tnpA gene encoding IS66 family insertion sequence element accessory protein TnpA gives MSKTSQKHLRQEHIKFWHNHLEAQRLSGISVRVYAGQHGLAASTFYEWRKRLLAMGEALQSEDVRAEPLFQSFKIERSAETTSACQIRLNNGVVIE, from the coding sequence ATGAGCAAGACATCTCAAAAACATCTCAGGCAAGAGCATATCAAATTTTGGCATAATCACCTTGAAGCGCAGCGTTTGTCAGGGATAAGCGTGCGTGTGTATGCTGGTCAGCATGGATTAGCGGCATCGACGTTTTACGAATGGCGCAAACGTCTGCTGGCCATGGGCGAAGCATTGCAATCGGAGGATGTTAGAGCAGAGCCCCTTTTTCAAAGTTTCAAGATTGAGCGCTCAGCGGAAACCACTTCAGCCTGTCAGATTCGACTCAATAATGGGGTGGTGATTGAGTGA
- a CDS encoding IS3 family transposase (programmed frameshift), producing MSRRSPKSFAPEFKEQVLKMVESSDKPIPVIAEEFGISAKNIYNWRKRSDEKLTFRDKNEILEVKEENKRLKKKLAQLEEEQAIFKKGVCVLREIPSVRYAFIQAHSKSYSVESLCRVLDVSRRGYYGWLNRASTSKAEENQLLEEWIAEIFKVSRSIYGTRRIRKELNEHGVRVSRRRVSRIKRKLGLVCKAQKRYKVVTTDSNHALPIAPNLLDRQFDTERPDNAYVGDITYIPTKGGWLYLAVWIDLYSRAVVGWSMADHMKAELVTDALRMAFFKRRPEAGLIVHSDRGSQYASELFRKYLDKRGYTQSMSRRGNCWDNAPAESFFHTLKVELVSSCDFKTRDEAKQAIFEYIEAFYNRKRKHSSIGYMSPSQYETEWLKSA from the exons ATGAGCAGAAGAAGTCCTAAAAGTTTTGCCCCAGAGTTCAAAGAGCAGGTGCTCAAAATGGTAGAGAGCTCTGACAAGCCCATACCAGTGATCGCTGAGGAGTTTGGCATATCAGCTAAGAATATCTACAACTGGAGAAAGCGATCTGATGAGAAGCTAACATTCAGAGATAAAAATGAAATATTAGAAGTGAAAGAAGAAAATAAGCGCCTTAAAAAGAAGCTAGCTCAGCTTGAGGAGGAGCAGGCGATAT TTAAAAAAGGCGTGTGCGTACTTCGCGAGATCCCTTCCGTGAGGTACGCCTTTATTCAAGCTCATAGCAAAAGCTACTCTGTCGAGTCTTTATGCCGTGTTCTGGATGTTTCTCGTCGTGGATATTATGGCTGGCTTAATCGAGCCAGCACGAGTAAGGCTGAAGAGAATCAACTGCTTGAAGAGTGGATAGCAGAGATTTTCAAGGTGAGTCGATCAATCTATGGAACACGGCGTATACGCAAAGAGTTAAATGAGCATGGTGTACGAGTGAGTCGCCGACGCGTCTCCAGAATCAAGAGGAAGCTTGGCTTGGTTTGTAAAGCTCAGAAGCGTTATAAGGTTGTAACGACAGATTCAAATCACGCACTGCCTATAGCGCCTAACCTTCTTGATCGTCAATTCGATACGGAACGCCCTGATAACGCCTATGTTGGTGACATTACATATATTCCGACCAAGGGGGGTTGGCTCTATCTAGCTGTTTGGATTGACCTTTATTCCAGAGCTGTTGTCGGTTGGTCTATGGCAGACCATATGAAAGCAGAACTGGTAACAGACGCTTTACGCATGGCCTTTTTCAAGCGCCGCCCAGAGGCCGGTCTGATTGTTCACAGTGATCGTGGTAGCCAATATGCGTCTGAACTCTTTAGAAAATATCTGGATAAGAGAGGCTATACACAGAGTATGAGTCGTCGTGGCAACTGTTGGGACAACGCACCAGCAGAAAGCTTTTTCCACACTCTCAAAGTTGAGCTCGTGTCATCCTGTGACTTCAAGACGCGAGATGAGGCTAAACAGGCAATCTTTGAATATATAGAGGCTTTTTATAACCGAAAGCGCAAGCATTCATCCATCGGCTATATGAGTCCTTCTCAGTACGAAACAGAGTGGCTCAAGTCCGCGTAA
- a CDS encoding hybrid sensor histidine kinase/response regulator has translation MLWRTTHKAALAVGLLASAFIIAITWQSQHLLENDAIHNRNLALEDTAEHFSWTLQSRIFEIRDQLRALASNSLVANALADDKGREIYLPTFFSGIQTIGGVPARLSLTNFLGREVVSSQPQLPLLLETELIGAAIQTTQPLTHVHPVDGGSLYMIMMEPVIYANTGMAEGALILQIRISDLLDHKQIHSFWEHSRQITGLGMTFHALGHNKPITLTVGKSRRTSISRILRLDEQHQGNIRFTADVVLFTTDDYFQTAMANKRQDFLMLGLAWIGIAILSAWLLVTWLNRRLNEVARELRGLNLSGASFGRLKVQGEDEVRQVAEAFNAVLERLESAYGELAKKSARQMQLEREKYRGVVDQAGESLLIFDLDGRVVEANSAAEKLLGYRRVTLLNYTQDQLLAPNSTLTIPNHDGDNAENPSHVTFETRLHTADGQDLEVEVWAGFLEIDYVQHTLWLARDITDRKRLEAEMVAARDMAEKAYQAKSIFLATMSHEIRTPMNAILGTAELLAETELDADQSRYVRMFTSAGENLLQVINDILDISKFEAGHIELEQRVFSVREMMGDLHKLLAYKCKEKGLYLLVNASETTPDSLIGDPTRLRQVLINLLGNAIKFTDTGTVALLAHSEQIADKQVQLAFHVVDTGIGISDADQEKVFRPFEQAGTYITRTHGGTGLGLSICQSLIHKMGGKITVHSRADHGSTFTAQVNLDLAEESTAQNFSRLLTGQSALVIHDHVIHHHFFEEGLVSIGASIKSFGNLEQLEMSVRRSREDGGVDFLLIHHEKDRLAPSTEANLVTIRGLPGMAQLPILLCGNLQTVETIQRLEALRVVFISDHYDKHLFFEGVRRALEIVKDQPMLENASADSTCLSILLAEDSHDNIELFQAFLKHTPYRVTVVNDGAQAVGKVTVKKDSFNLVFMDIQMPIMDGLTATRAIRDWEKENHCFPITIVALTAHAMEEHQQETIQAGCNSYLTKPIKKRDLLGYLDRFSRSGE, from the coding sequence ATGCTGTGGCGGACTACGCACAAAGCCGCTCTCGCGGTGGGGCTACTAGCTAGTGCATTCATCATTGCCATCACGTGGCAATCCCAACACCTGCTGGAAAATGATGCCATCCACAACCGCAACTTGGCCCTAGAGGATACAGCTGAACATTTCAGTTGGACGCTGCAGAGTCGAATTTTTGAGATTCGTGATCAACTCAGGGCACTAGCATCCAACTCTCTTGTTGCTAATGCATTGGCCGATGATAAGGGGCGAGAAATCTATCTCCCCACCTTTTTCTCTGGCATTCAGACAATAGGCGGCGTCCCGGCGCGTCTGAGCCTCACCAATTTTTTGGGCCGAGAGGTGGTGAGCAGCCAACCACAACTCCCTCTTTTACTTGAGACAGAGCTAATAGGAGCAGCCATCCAAACTACTCAGCCACTGACACATGTGCATCCTGTGGACGGCGGTAGCTTGTACATGATAATGATGGAGCCCGTTATTTACGCCAACACAGGCATGGCAGAAGGTGCGTTGATCCTACAAATACGCATAAGTGACCTGCTGGATCACAAACAAATCCATTCTTTCTGGGAGCATTCCCGGCAGATTACTGGCCTGGGCATGACCTTCCATGCTTTAGGCCACAATAAACCCATAACCCTGACAGTTGGCAAAAGTAGACGCACAAGCATCAGCCGAATTCTGCGCCTGGACGAACAGCATCAGGGAAATATACGGTTCACAGCCGATGTGGTTTTGTTCACCACCGATGACTACTTTCAAACTGCAATGGCCAATAAACGCCAAGATTTCTTAATGCTGGGCTTAGCCTGGATTGGAATAGCAATCTTAAGCGCTTGGTTGTTGGTTACGTGGCTAAACCGTCGGTTAAATGAAGTGGCGCGTGAACTGAGAGGATTAAATCTCTCTGGAGCCTCATTTGGCCGTCTCAAAGTTCAAGGCGAGGATGAAGTGCGCCAAGTGGCAGAGGCGTTCAATGCCGTGCTAGAACGTTTGGAGAGTGCCTATGGGGAGTTAGCTAAGAAAAGCGCTCGCCAAATGCAGCTAGAACGCGAGAAGTACCGTGGGGTGGTTGACCAAGCGGGAGAAAGCCTCTTGATCTTCGATCTTGACGGACGAGTGGTTGAGGCGAACTCTGCCGCTGAGAAGCTACTTGGCTATCGTCGGGTGACGCTGCTGAATTACACGCAAGACCAACTATTGGCCCCAAACTCCACTCTGACTATACCCAATCACGATGGCGATAACGCAGAGAACCCATCCCACGTCACTTTCGAGACCCGTTTACACACAGCAGATGGCCAAGATCTGGAGGTGGAGGTGTGGGCAGGGTTCCTTGAGATTGACTACGTGCAACACACACTCTGGCTAGCCCGAGATATTACTGACCGTAAACGCCTGGAGGCAGAGATGGTAGCTGCCCGAGATATGGCGGAAAAGGCCTATCAAGCCAAGAGCATCTTTCTTGCCACCATGAGCCATGAGATCCGTACCCCCATGAATGCTATTCTGGGTACAGCGGAATTGCTGGCAGAGACTGAACTTGATGCAGACCAGTCCCGCTATGTACGCATGTTTACCTCCGCAGGCGAGAACTTACTCCAGGTGATCAATGACATCCTGGATATTTCCAAGTTTGAGGCTGGCCATATAGAGCTGGAACAGCGTGTCTTTTCAGTTCGAGAAATGATGGGGGATCTTCATAAGTTGCTGGCCTATAAATGTAAGGAGAAAGGCCTTTATTTGCTGGTTAACGCCAGCGAAACGACCCCAGATAGTCTGATCGGAGACCCAACCCGCTTACGCCAAGTGTTGATTAACCTTTTGGGTAACGCGATCAAATTCACTGATACTGGGACAGTCGCTTTGTTGGCTCATTCTGAACAGATCGCAGACAAGCAGGTGCAATTAGCTTTCCATGTGGTAGATACAGGGATAGGCATTTCAGATGCTGATCAAGAAAAGGTTTTTCGCCCGTTTGAGCAGGCTGGAACCTACATCACACGGACCCATGGTGGTACTGGTCTGGGATTGTCCATTTGCCAAAGCTTAATTCATAAGATGGGCGGTAAGATCACTGTGCATAGCCGTGCGGATCACGGTAGTACCTTTACAGCGCAAGTAAATCTAGATCTGGCAGAGGAATCCACGGCCCAAAACTTCTCGCGTCTCCTTACCGGACAAAGTGCCTTGGTAATCCACGATCATGTAATCCACCATCACTTTTTTGAGGAGGGTTTAGTCAGTATCGGAGCCAGTATTAAGAGCTTTGGGAATCTTGAGCAGTTGGAAATGTCCGTGCGTAGGTCACGAGAGGATGGCGGTGTGGATTTTCTGCTCATTCACCACGAAAAAGACCGGCTTGCTCCGTCCACAGAGGCCAACTTGGTCACGATCCGTGGCCTGCCAGGCATGGCGCAGCTGCCAATTCTCTTGTGTGGTAACCTGCAGACAGTGGAGACCATCCAACGCCTAGAGGCTCTGAGAGTAGTATTCATCTCGGATCATTACGACAAGCATTTATTTTTTGAAGGTGTCAGACGGGCTTTGGAGATTGTGAAAGATCAACCGATGCTTGAGAATGCCTCAGCCGACTCAACCTGTCTTTCTATCCTGTTAGCTGAAGATAGTCATGATAATATAGAACTATTCCAAGCATTTCTTAAGCACACCCCCTATCGGGTAACCGTAGTCAATGATGGCGCCCAGGCCGTAGGAAAGGTGACGGTTAAGAAGGATAGTTTCAATCTCGTATTCATGGACATTCAGATGCCTATTATGGATGGTCTGACTGCGACCCGAGCCATCCGCGACTGGGAGAAAGAAAACCACTGCTTTCCTATAACGATCGTTGCTCTCACTGCTCACGCTATGGAGGAGCACCAGCAAGAGACAATCCAGGCGGGCTGTAACAGCTATCTAACCAAGCCGATCAAAAAACGGGATTTACTTGGGTACTTGGATAGATTTTCCAGGAGTGGGGAGTGA